From the Desulfovibrio sp. TomC genome, one window contains:
- a CDS encoding class I adenylate cyclase: MIRPGSPARALMRTLRTGLSQPPGSDITALLPLARQTLAFIDRSAADDPATAADASELAFLLAALLNAGDEHFTRQAFPMLFRLGVEGEVLSVTHLETMPEEQALSLLGSLGDEEKLLFANAFFRRPRAERPKTAALCLEVIADVVERTPDELLILLDLLANRHEYPALPLRNALIRGRLGMWLKRLIQMDLSAEQTRYMARVAGRLREPGLVEQLAERLGDIDEVSAEIICRALAETPGIDAAIVAQPVKTLIEAAEPSLAAAALCALVRCDEMQAASVCAALAAANPGRIPELAPALAAMSLPAFGQALREMPPQTRRAMLCAVYCILAAALPGATQAAARSIAKAGMAPKALLSALAADLGHRSRAASRPFPKRPPLPGQTSATGAPKGLWSRVKTLVAAPPPGPSSEPSETLRRDMATPGAQIHKRQIMWTNLDGANVAAVVFSRCSLKAASFIEAVLAGTSFVGVQFSDVNFERSRLNGVSFRACRFLNCRFNEAILQDVQFMDCELRLCAFGGVIGRDVSMTGFDALECDFVGAALSGLSLVRCRLRAVSFIRAVLDDLACRGVLFSDCLFEMAAFERARLVSVRTEGCYFAASRFSGPTDEPDILGAMAKDEALAVIDALGAGSPLPPDLTDGPGLRLLAAVCDGVLSGRDIRRRRLTLLANNKRRLAWARRRLGPSAAAFLEMLPGLIEAPLVREETGIRPGPAARIAGFAPNLTAARLLAAHFGDQADTGQTIPEDAIAVEAVYTIGSVGTVAQTEDSDLDIWVCIAQADAARPDLPAFQDKLDAISRQAERDYALEIHFFRMSVTDIRDNIFGYSEDEGYGSAQGCLLKEEFYRTALVAAGKKPAWWYAPPGIGQEAYERSLAAMARSTPDVAADTLDFGCVRSIAGDEYFGASLWMIVKSLTSPFKSIIKFGLLEKYAAHPGDPELLCETLKAFIFANQGGLWRCDPYALLFREVSRHYQEDGQTGAVELLRQAFLQKTGFDPCDEYASRTGETILDHFFPYAPPSFRSCPPPTKKTGGAEEEGFARATALCDAISTYFLKAYERLKTRSTALGNSGGLTERDQTMLSRRIGASFGRRVGKIMRLPFLRPGRHLFASLEIGLEDGKSRDATFVARGEAAGGDRKARQKETLRQEASVVRLAVWLVANELYRPGLHVQATLLPAPLTLPDFTGLINAVYDVFPARETFTPPLSWGLADERVTTALLVVNMLAPREERGTVSIDTLYATNWGELFHLERTAALEPLAHSPRDYLIESMGLTLDPDARIEVFVPVKSQCQAVRRARR; encoded by the coding sequence GTGATCCGTCCGGGCTCGCCGGCCCGCGCTCTCATGCGGACCCTGCGCACCGGCCTTTCCCAGCCGCCGGGATCGGACATCACTGCCCTCTTGCCTCTGGCCCGCCAAACCCTGGCTTTTATTGACCGCAGTGCCGCAGACGACCCGGCCACTGCCGCCGATGCGTCCGAACTGGCCTTTCTCCTGGCTGCCCTGCTCAACGCCGGGGATGAACATTTCACCAGACAGGCCTTTCCCATGCTCTTTCGCTTGGGGGTCGAAGGCGAGGTGCTCTCCGTCACCCACCTGGAAACCATGCCCGAGGAGCAGGCCCTGTCCCTGCTTGGAAGCCTGGGCGACGAGGAAAAGCTCCTTTTTGCCAACGCCTTTTTCCGTCGCCCCCGGGCCGAGCGCCCCAAAACCGCTGCCCTTTGCCTGGAAGTCATTGCCGACGTGGTGGAGCGCACCCCGGATGAACTGCTGATACTCCTGGATTTGCTGGCTAACCGCCACGAGTATCCGGCTCTGCCGCTGCGAAACGCCCTTATCCGGGGACGTCTGGGCATGTGGCTCAAGCGGCTTATCCAGATGGATCTCTCGGCCGAACAGACCCGCTACATGGCCCGGGTGGCCGGACGGTTGCGCGAACCCGGGCTGGTGGAACAACTGGCTGAGCGCCTGGGCGATATCGACGAAGTGTCGGCCGAAATCATTTGCCGGGCCCTGGCTGAAACGCCGGGCATTGACGCCGCTATCGTCGCCCAGCCGGTAAAGACCCTGATCGAGGCTGCAGAACCGTCCCTGGCCGCCGCCGCCCTTTGCGCCTTGGTGCGCTGCGACGAGATGCAGGCCGCCAGTGTCTGCGCCGCCCTGGCCGCTGCCAACCCCGGCCGTATTCCCGAACTGGCCCCGGCCCTGGCCGCCATGTCGCTCCCCGCTTTTGGCCAAGCCCTGCGTGAAATGCCGCCGCAGACCCGGCGCGCCATGCTGTGCGCCGTATACTGCATCCTGGCCGCCGCCCTGCCGGGAGCGACCCAGGCCGCCGCCCGATCCATCGCCAAGGCCGGCATGGCCCCCAAGGCGCTGCTTTCGGCCCTGGCCGCGGATCTGGGCCACCGTTCCCGGGCCGCCTCGCGCCCTTTTCCCAAACGCCCCCCTCTCCCCGGCCAGACGTCGGCCACGGGAGCGCCCAAAGGTCTGTGGAGCCGGGTCAAAACCCTGGTTGCCGCCCCGCCGCCCGGCCCGTCCTCCGAACCATCGGAGACCCTGCGCCGGGACATGGCCACACCGGGCGCCCAAATCCACAAGCGCCAGATCATGTGGACCAACCTTGACGGGGCAAATGTTGCCGCGGTGGTGTTTTCACGCTGTTCACTCAAAGCGGCCAGCTTCATTGAGGCCGTCCTCGCCGGGACAAGCTTTGTCGGCGTCCAGTTTTCCGACGTCAATTTCGAGCGATCCCGATTAAACGGCGTTTCTTTTCGGGCCTGCCGCTTTCTCAACTGCCGCTTCAACGAGGCCATCCTCCAGGATGTGCAGTTTATGGACTGTGAGCTGCGCCTGTGCGCTTTTGGCGGCGTAATCGGACGGGACGTGTCCATGACCGGATTTGACGCCCTGGAATGCGATTTTGTGGGCGCTGCCCTGTCCGGACTCTCGTTGGTGCGCTGCCGGCTGCGGGCGGTCAGCTTCATCCGAGCCGTACTGGACGATCTTGCCTGCCGAGGCGTCCTTTTTTCCGACTGCTTGTTCGAAATGGCCGCTTTTGAGCGGGCACGCCTGGTCAGTGTGCGCACCGAAGGCTGCTACTTCGCGGCCTCGCGTTTTTCCGGACCAACCGATGAACCGGACATTCTCGGGGCCATGGCCAAGGACGAGGCCCTGGCCGTCATTGACGCCCTCGGCGCCGGATCGCCGCTGCCCCCGGACCTGACCGATGGTCCCGGACTGCGCCTGCTGGCGGCCGTGTGCGACGGCGTCCTTTCCGGTCGGGATATCCGTCGTCGCCGGCTGACGCTGCTGGCCAACAACAAGCGGCGTCTGGCCTGGGCCAGACGCCGGCTTGGCCCGTCAGCAGCCGCCTTCCTGGAGATGTTGCCGGGGTTGATCGAGGCGCCGCTTGTGCGCGAGGAAACCGGCATCCGCCCCGGCCCGGCGGCCCGCATCGCCGGGTTTGCCCCCAACCTGACCGCCGCCCGCCTGCTGGCCGCCCATTTCGGCGACCAAGCCGACACAGGGCAAACCATTCCGGAAGACGCCATTGCCGTGGAAGCGGTCTATACCATCGGCAGCGTGGGCACCGTGGCCCAGACCGAAGATTCCGACCTCGACATCTGGGTGTGCATCGCCCAGGCCGATGCCGCCCGTCCGGACCTGCCTGCGTTCCAGGACAAGCTCGATGCCATCAGCCGGCAGGCCGAGCGCGACTATGCCCTGGAAATCCATTTTTTCCGCATGAGCGTGACCGACATCCGCGACAACATTTTCGGTTACTCCGAAGACGAGGGCTACGGCTCGGCCCAGGGCTGCCTGCTCAAAGAGGAATTCTATCGCACGGCGCTGGTGGCGGCCGGCAAAAAGCCGGCCTGGTGGTACGCGCCGCCGGGCATCGGCCAGGAGGCCTATGAGCGATCCCTGGCAGCCATGGCCCGCTCGACGCCGGACGTGGCGGCCGACACCCTGGATTTCGGCTGTGTGCGCTCCATAGCCGGCGACGAATACTTTGGGGCCTCGTTGTGGATGATTGTCAAATCGCTGACCAGTCCGTTCAAATCCATTATCAAGTTCGGCCTGCTGGAAAAATACGCCGCGCACCCGGGTGATCCGGAGCTGTTGTGCGAGACGCTCAAGGCCTTCATTTTCGCCAATCAGGGGGGGCTTTGGCGCTGTGACCCCTACGCCCTGCTATTTCGGGAGGTCAGCCGCCACTACCAGGAAGACGGCCAGACCGGGGCCGTGGAATTGCTGCGGCAGGCCTTTTTGCAAAAAACCGGTTTCGATCCCTGCGACGAATACGCCAGCCGTACCGGCGAAACCATTCTTGACCACTTTTTTCCCTATGCCCCGCCGTCGTTTCGTTCCTGCCCGCCGCCGACGAAAAAGACCGGGGGAGCAGAGGAAGAGGGGTTTGCCCGGGCGACAGCATTGTGCGACGCTATCTCCACCTATTTTCTCAAGGCCTATGAACGGCTCAAGACCCGAAGCACGGCCCTGGGCAACAGCGGCGGACTGACGGAACGCGACCAGACCATGCTGTCGCGGCGTATCGGGGCGAGTTTCGGCCGGCGGGTGGGCAAAATCATGCGCCTGCCCTTTTTGCGGCCGGGACGACATCTCTTTGCCTCGCTGGAAATCGGCCTGGAAGATGGGAAATCCCGTGACGCCACGTTTGTGGCCCGGGGTGAAGCGGCCGGGGGGGATCGAAAGGCGCGCCAAAAGGAGACGCTTCGCCAGGAGGCCTCGGTGGTGCGGCTGGCCGTCTGGCTCGTTGCCAACGAACTGTATCGCCCGGGGCTGCATGTCCAAGCCACGCTGCTGCCTGCGCCGCTCACCCTGCCGGATTTCACCGGACTTATTAACGCCGTCTACGACGTCTTCCCGGCCCGGGAAACCTTTACTCCCCCCCTGTCCTGGGGGCTGGCCGACGAGCGGGTCACAACCGCCCTGCTGGTCGTCAACATGCTCGCCCCGCGCGAGGAACGCGGCACGGTCAGCATCGATACGCTCTACGCCACCAACTGGGGAGAACTCTTTCACCTGGAGCGCACAGCCGCCCTGGAACCGCTGGCCCACTCGCCCCGGGACTATCTCATTGAATCCATGGGGTTGACTCTTGATCCCGACGCCCGCATCGAAGTCTTTGTCCCGGTCAAATCCCAATGCCAGGCCGTGCGCCGGGCCAGACGTTAA